A section of the Schistosoma haematobium chromosome ZW, whole genome shotgun sequence genome encodes:
- a CDS encoding hypothetical protein (EggNog:ENOG410V8FJ~COG:O) codes for MPMSIFVKKLTGLSFELHVSPTETITSVKSKIQRTEGIPINQQHLVWRNCELDNHRRLRDYSISEGSTLCLVLSLRSGPLIEHRTPPLRLAANHPSKTTVPPFISVSSSTCGSSFVYSNLLTPVIKPSILQSQNTENGGRSDLILDKSKQTGAEWYEIDEANTDSVLPSDSALESQPDLSVDVRPESSSISSFVAQKAMDVSFTDAFQNFVNSDTPLSSGLREQNSNNIGQSPPNLEVVVGISPLNGNITETTYISERNRSLSSPEKETLNALTEQASVPIAVAVNNHSNVPESSNSSPFSPSVHYSESSSAINQQNHPSIWVSCDTHIPPPFHKQDRESKTSTASDFGEYKLNIERMCKENQVNGVGHLDNCSNTETTNSTTANILASLLAKVIPNRTSIRCCDGPRCPHQSRREFSPLLEESEEQNSSIRFSFLDSEWFDKELDSVASINFETDTDQDDDSPPLVSTGYQSYSFCNCGFNHSHSISCEALETAISSIVQTEVFVRLQECDELAEKVKRLKTQMKSVRLRKQNWYQNTQNTKYSMCKEETSAEDQYHDIANWGKNSEHVNEIAANSCDFSWTNSQINRNHLSNLHTSSLNCLKDASDFPKSPQTDTRGRIRQRRYATITPPDVNCLIRTADSQCRGSESTTNILPSLFYPGCTSQSSEGSMFENSLSLRSPQHINKFLSPDKNLTTPVTTLSYNGPTLCSDSVSQTRQHSMNSLQVSKFTRLGSSSRFSSNSNRSTPTKTSSSVPFLPKLGSSVSTGHLATTIPPRLPSRGGSRLITPVHFSKPNDCDEKLLNPIPPHYISTVLIEASHLPSSLNSIRRKRCSMCSRKIGITNSYTCRCDRSFCSVHRYAEVHACQYDYKAEARRYIIESNPVITTPKLPKI; via the exons atgccTATGAGTATCTTTGTCAAAAAACTAACGGGTTTGTCTTTTGAACTGCACGTTTCCCCTACTGAAACTATCACATCAGTCAAATCTAAAATTCAAAGGACTGAAG GTATTCCAATAAATCAACAACACCTTGTTTGGCGAAATTGCGAATTGGATAATCATCGTCGACTAAGAGATTACTCCATATCTGAGGGTTCAACATTGTGTCTAGTTTTAAGTCTTCGAAGTGGTCCACTTATTGAGCATCGGACGCCACCGCTACGTCTGGCAGCAAACCACCCATCAAAAACCACTGTACCACCCTTTATTTCAGTGTCCAGCTCTACCTGTGGCAGTAGTTTCGTGTATTCAAACCTCTTAACTCCAGTGATAAAACCGAGTATATTGCAATCGCAAAACACTGAAAATGGAGGACGTTCTGACTTGATTTTGGACAAATCAAAACAAACTGGTGCAGAATGGTACGAAATAGACGAAGCCAACACTGATAGTGTGTTACCAAGCGATAGTGCATTAGAATCACAACCTGATCTTTCGGTAGATGTTCGACCAGAATCCAGTAGTATTTCGTCTTTTGTAGCACAGAAAGCCATGGATGTTAGTTTCACAGATGCTTTTCAGAATTTTGTTAATAGCGACACTCCATTAAG TTCCGGGTTAAGAGAGCAAAATTCAAACAACATTGGTCAAAGTCCTCCAAATTTAGAAGTGGTCGTTGGAATAAGCCCACTGAATGGAAACATTACGGAAACTACTTATATTTCCGAGAGAAATCGAAGTTTATCCTCTCCTGAAAAAGAAACCTTAAATGCCTTAACTGAACAAGCAAGTGTCCCGATAGCTGTAGCAGTTAACAATCATTCAAACGTTCCTGAATCCTCGAATTCGTCTCCATTTTCACCGTCAGTTCATTATTCTGAATCCTCTTCTGCaataaatcaacaaaatcatccatctattTGGGTTTCATGTGATACTCATATTCCTCCTCCTTTTCACAAACAGGATCGGGAATCGAAAACCTCGACCGCCAGTGATTTTGGAGAATATAAATTGAACATCGAAAGAATGTGCAAAGAAAATCAGGTAAATGGTGTTGGCCATCTTGATAATTGTAGCAATACGGAAACAACTAATTCCACAACAGCGAATATCCTTGCTAGTCTATTGGCTAAGGTTATTCCCAATCGAACATCTATTCGCTGCTGTGATGGACCGCGTTGTCCACATCAATCGCGCAGAGAATTTTCTCCCTTACTGGAAGAAAGTGAAGAACAAAATTCCTCAATACGTTTCTCATTTTTAGACAGTGAATGGTTCGACAAAGAGCTTGACTCGGTTGCTTCTATTAATTTTGAAACGGATACTGATCAGGATGATGACAGTCCACCGCTCGTATCTACTGGCTATCAATCATACTCCTTCTGTAATTGTGGATTTAATCATTCGCACTCTATTAGTTGCGAAGCTTTGGAGACTGCAATCAGTAGTATCGTTCAAACCGAAGTTTTTGTCCGGCTTCAAGAGTGTGACGAGCTTGCAGAAAAAGTAAAACGTCTGAAGACTCAAATGAAAAGCGTTCGTCTGAGGAAGCAAAACTGGTATCAAAATACACAAAATACTAAATATTCTATGTGTAAAGAAGAAACGTCAGCTGAAGATCAGTATCATG ACATTGCCAATTGGGGAAAAAATTCCGAGCATGTTAATGAAATCGCTGCTAATTCCTGTGATTTTTCATGGACGAACTCACAAATCAACAGAAATCATCTGTCAAATCTACATACTTCGTCACTGAACTGTTTGAAAGATGCATCTGATTTCCCAAA GTCGCCTCAGACTGACACCAGGGGTCGAATTCGTCAGCGTCGCTATGCTACTATCACACCTCCTGATGTTAACTGCCTCATCAGAACAGCTGATTCACAGTGTAGAGGTTCTGAATCGACTACTAACATTTTACCCTCCCTTTTCTATCCAGGATGCACTTCACAAAGTTCGGAGGGTAGTATGTTTGAAAACTCCTTGTCTCTGAGGTCTCCTCAACATATAAATAAGTTTTTGTCTCCTGACAAAAACCTCACAACCCCAGTGACCACTTTGTCATACAATGGACCAACGTTATGTAGTGATTCTGTCAGTCAAACCCGACAACATTCAATGAATTCTTTACAAGTTAGCAAATTTACAAGACTTGGAAGTTCCAGTCGTTTTAGTTCAAACAGCAACCGTTCGACTCCTACAAAAACTTCATCCTCCGTTCCATTCTTACCGAAGTTGGGGAGTTCAGTATCGACAG GTCACCTGGCCACAACTATTCCACCACGATTACCTTCAAGAGGGGGAAGTCGACTGATTACTCCTGTCCATTTCAGCAAACCAAACGATtgtgatgagaaattattgaatcCCATTCCTCCACACTATATTTCGACCGTTTTGATTGAAGCATCTCACCTGCCTTCATCCCTTAATTCCATTAGACGCAAACGATGTTCTATGTGCTCGCGGAAGATAGGGATTACAAACAGCTACACATGTCG TTGTGATCGGAGTTTCTGTTCTGTACATCGTTACGCTGAGGTTCATGCTTGTCAGTACGATTATAAAGCAGAAGCACGTCGTTATATAATTGAATCCAATCCCGTCATAACTACACCCAAATTACCGAAAATCTAA
- a CDS encoding hypothetical protein (EggNog:ENOG410V8FJ~COG:O): MPMSIFVKKLTGLSFELHVSPTETITSVKSKIQRTEGIPINQQHLVWRNCELDNHRRLRDYSISEGSTLCLVLSLRSGPLIEHRTPPLRLAANHPSKTTVPPFISVSSSTCGSSFVYSNLLTPVIKPSILQSQNTENGGRSDLILDKSKQTGAEWYEIDEANTDSVLPSDSALESQPDLSVDVRPESSSISSFVAQKAMDVSFTDAFQNFVNSDTPLSSGLREQNSNNIGQSPPNLEVVVGISPLNGNITETTYISERNRSLSSPEKETLNALTEQASVPIAVAVNNHSNVPESSNSSPFSPSVHYSESSSAINQQNHPSIWVSCDTHIPPPFHKQDRESKTSTASDFGEYKLNIERMCKENQVNGVGHLDNCSNTETTNSTTANILASLLAKVIPNRTSIRCCDGPRCPHQSRREFSPLLEESEEQNSSIRFSFLDSEWFDKELDSVASINFETDTDQDDDSPPLVSTGYQSYSFCNCGFNHSHSISCEALETAISSIVQTEVFVRLQECDELAEKVKRLKTQMKSVRLRKQNWYQNTQNTKYSMCKEETSAEDQYHDIANWGKNSEHVNEIAANSCDFSWTNSQINRNHLSNLHTSSLNCLKDASDFPKYTFNRSPQTDTRGRIRQRRYATITPPDVNCLIRTADSQCRGSESTTNILPSLFYPGCTSQSSEGSMFENSLSLRSPQHINKFLSPDKNLTTPVTTLSYNGPTLCSDSVSQTRQHSMNSLQVSKFTRLGSSSRFSSNSNRSTPTKTSSSVPFLPKLGSSVSTGHLATTIPPRLPSRGGSRLITPVHFSKPNDCDEKLLNPIPPHYISTVLIEASHLPSSLNSIRRKRCSMCSRKIGITNSYTCRCDRSFCSVHRYAEVHACQYDYKAEARRYIIESNPVITTPKLPKI; this comes from the exons atgccTATGAGTATCTTTGTCAAAAAACTAACGGGTTTGTCTTTTGAACTGCACGTTTCCCCTACTGAAACTATCACATCAGTCAAATCTAAAATTCAAAGGACTGAAG GTATTCCAATAAATCAACAACACCTTGTTTGGCGAAATTGCGAATTGGATAATCATCGTCGACTAAGAGATTACTCCATATCTGAGGGTTCAACATTGTGTCTAGTTTTAAGTCTTCGAAGTGGTCCACTTATTGAGCATCGGACGCCACCGCTACGTCTGGCAGCAAACCACCCATCAAAAACCACTGTACCACCCTTTATTTCAGTGTCCAGCTCTACCTGTGGCAGTAGTTTCGTGTATTCAAACCTCTTAACTCCAGTGATAAAACCGAGTATATTGCAATCGCAAAACACTGAAAATGGAGGACGTTCTGACTTGATTTTGGACAAATCAAAACAAACTGGTGCAGAATGGTACGAAATAGACGAAGCCAACACTGATAGTGTGTTACCAAGCGATAGTGCATTAGAATCACAACCTGATCTTTCGGTAGATGTTCGACCAGAATCCAGTAGTATTTCGTCTTTTGTAGCACAGAAAGCCATGGATGTTAGTTTCACAGATGCTTTTCAGAATTTTGTTAATAGCGACACTCCATTAAG TTCCGGGTTAAGAGAGCAAAATTCAAACAACATTGGTCAAAGTCCTCCAAATTTAGAAGTGGTCGTTGGAATAAGCCCACTGAATGGAAACATTACGGAAACTACTTATATTTCCGAGAGAAATCGAAGTTTATCCTCTCCTGAAAAAGAAACCTTAAATGCCTTAACTGAACAAGCAAGTGTCCCGATAGCTGTAGCAGTTAACAATCATTCAAACGTTCCTGAATCCTCGAATTCGTCTCCATTTTCACCGTCAGTTCATTATTCTGAATCCTCTTCTGCaataaatcaacaaaatcatccatctattTGGGTTTCATGTGATACTCATATTCCTCCTCCTTTTCACAAACAGGATCGGGAATCGAAAACCTCGACCGCCAGTGATTTTGGAGAATATAAATTGAACATCGAAAGAATGTGCAAAGAAAATCAGGTAAATGGTGTTGGCCATCTTGATAATTGTAGCAATACGGAAACAACTAATTCCACAACAGCGAATATCCTTGCTAGTCTATTGGCTAAGGTTATTCCCAATCGAACATCTATTCGCTGCTGTGATGGACCGCGTTGTCCACATCAATCGCGCAGAGAATTTTCTCCCTTACTGGAAGAAAGTGAAGAACAAAATTCCTCAATACGTTTCTCATTTTTAGACAGTGAATGGTTCGACAAAGAGCTTGACTCGGTTGCTTCTATTAATTTTGAAACGGATACTGATCAGGATGATGACAGTCCACCGCTCGTATCTACTGGCTATCAATCATACTCCTTCTGTAATTGTGGATTTAATCATTCGCACTCTATTAGTTGCGAAGCTTTGGAGACTGCAATCAGTAGTATCGTTCAAACCGAAGTTTTTGTCCGGCTTCAAGAGTGTGACGAGCTTGCAGAAAAAGTAAAACGTCTGAAGACTCAAATGAAAAGCGTTCGTCTGAGGAAGCAAAACTGGTATCAAAATACACAAAATACTAAATATTCTATGTGTAAAGAAGAAACGTCAGCTGAAGATCAGTATCATG ACATTGCCAATTGGGGAAAAAATTCCGAGCATGTTAATGAAATCGCTGCTAATTCCTGTGATTTTTCATGGACGAACTCACAAATCAACAGAAATCATCTGTCAAATCTACATACTTCGTCACTGAACTGTTTGAAAGATGCATCTGATTTCCCAAAGTACACTTTCAATAG GTCGCCTCAGACTGACACCAGGGGTCGAATTCGTCAGCGTCGCTATGCTACTATCACACCTCCTGATGTTAACTGCCTCATCAGAACAGCTGATTCACAGTGTAGAGGTTCTGAATCGACTACTAACATTTTACCCTCCCTTTTCTATCCAGGATGCACTTCACAAAGTTCGGAGGGTAGTATGTTTGAAAACTCCTTGTCTCTGAGGTCTCCTCAACATATAAATAAGTTTTTGTCTCCTGACAAAAACCTCACAACCCCAGTGACCACTTTGTCATACAATGGACCAACGTTATGTAGTGATTCTGTCAGTCAAACCCGACAACATTCAATGAATTCTTTACAAGTTAGCAAATTTACAAGACTTGGAAGTTCCAGTCGTTTTAGTTCAAACAGCAACCGTTCGACTCCTACAAAAACTTCATCCTCCGTTCCATTCTTACCGAAGTTGGGGAGTTCAGTATCGACAG GTCACCTGGCCACAACTATTCCACCACGATTACCTTCAAGAGGGGGAAGTCGACTGATTACTCCTGTCCATTTCAGCAAACCAAACGATtgtgatgagaaattattgaatcCCATTCCTCCACACTATATTTCGACCGTTTTGATTGAAGCATCTCACCTGCCTTCATCCCTTAATTCCATTAGACGCAAACGATGTTCTATGTGCTCGCGGAAGATAGGGATTACAAACAGCTACACATGTCG TTGTGATCGGAGTTTCTGTTCTGTACATCGTTACGCTGAGGTTCATGCTTGTCAGTACGATTATAAAGCAGAAGCACGTCGTTATATAATTGAATCCAATCCCGTCATAACTACACCCAAATTACCGAAAATCTAA